The DNA segment gtataactttaatcaaaatctttggtgccgttttcgagaaaatcgcgaaaaaccctgttttcgacaacattttttcgccattttagccgccatcttgaatcgcatttgatcggaattgttcgtgtcggatccttatattgtaaggaccttacgttccaaatttcaagtcattccgttaattgggagatgagatatcatgtacacagacgcacatacactcatacacacacacacacacacacacacacacacacacacacacacacacacacacacacacacacacacacacacacacacacacacacacacacacacacacttatacttttcttacctatggtaatagggcaaggaaagtaaaaagtaacattttttgtaaattcgataacttgtttattttggcataaatcGTGAAAAAGGCATACTAGAacgccaatgatatactgaatgtattagaagaaaaactccaatggaaaattcgaaaccttttatgatctggaaagaaaacggagtttagcacttcaataACCCacaactcgcttattagaccacttgcaAATTTCAGTTGCCAGTTTTTCTCACTCTCAATTATAGTGATCTTAACAatcatattgaaaaagattatccaattcaaaaaaaagtgtaccgatcAGCCTTAAATGAGCTACGTATGTGAAAGATAACTTTAATATAATTTCCACCGTTATGTGGTCTGTGGTGAATAGGAAAATTAAAAGACAATACAAATAGACTTTGCATCGTTTAATGCACCACGAAATTGTGTATGTAACGTACTTTTAACTAGAAATTGCTTTCAACTTTGAACTCTTCTTTATTTacctatgaaaataattaaataatagccTACTAGAGAAATTCAGTTCCTATGtacatgaaaatttttatttttgagaaaatttcgGGGGGGTTCCAACCCCTGTGACCCACCCCCTGGGTACGGCCTTGACGTCAACCACCTTCCTTGATTAACTCTATGTATAAGTTACATGAgttacagtatttgattacaGAAAAGAATTACGGACTTCTTGCAGCTTCAACTCTTGTGGGAGGAGTCATGGatagatttatttataatataatattatccaCTCATTGATCGATTCATCTTACATAGATGTAAAGCTTTTGAAGAAAGGCTAGTAGTTATACACATTATTGGATGTACGATTCTTAGCCGCCCTTATAAATACATTAAATACATTAtgtccgtttaatctgatagaattcatgaggacggcaaaaaatcgaacgtccaagAGTGGatatgtgtgtaactggctgtAGTGTTTTAATTACATTTATGTATGAGcttcttcaatataatataatatgtattgTCATTGATTGAAGAATCCTTTCATCGACTTTGACGACtccacaataaattaataaagataAAAGGAAACGTGACCTATACATCTAGCATTTATTGTTATCAatacttttttctattatttaatgtaaGTCTATACGGAATCTGTTCATGAATAGTTTAATTTTACTACATCATTACTCTGTTTAATGTAGGTTCAAACTCACTGAGAGGGGAGGAGTGATTAGTTATCCATATTTCTTAGCGAAGAGGATACAAGTTACTgtagataaaataatgtattacaTTCTATTATTTCCCATGTTAACACGAGTAATCTTTCATTCATATCGAGTGACCTGATTGGCTCAGGTCTGATGTCAGATCTTTTAGTGAtcatgatcaatttcagggcctctgtcTTTTTAGACTGTATTAACACTTTACTGTATACCTTATATGTACTGATAACTGATAACAATAACGCACTAGAGCGCAAACTTACTGTACACtacaaatacattttttgtacTCTTTTCAATAAATGCAATCAAGAGTGAGGTTCATATTATAATAGCgtaatttgatcaacattggtgttgctgtccttgcctatcatttgacaaagaaaagcaattaacgaaatattcaatctcaattataaaaatgtattttctaatcatttaaaaatacattttcttgaGGAATAACAGTTTATATGATTCATTATTTTaacaaggatgaacagttatCGTCAGATATCAGTTATTTTCTAGAAGGCAGAGGCaacgcagagaatcggcaacactgttctcctatcttttccaCTAGCCTACTGATTGTAACGTGAGCCTCACTCTAGTAAAAGGACTTTTTATAGCTAGCGAATGTATGAAGTTCTTCGCTTTTTCGCGCAGAGTGCAGCACTACACAGTCTGATCAGTGCTGTATTGATGTAGTGCGGACCCAATGAGGAGATGGCCTGGCAGATATTTGAAACAATGATTTCCACTAGTGCGTAGTGCGGTGTGCGGCTAGCCGGCTACAGCTACTGGACTGAACTGATACAGTTTTCAGTAGTAGTGTTCATAAAGCAATCAATTAAAGCCAAAAATGGAACAAAATACCAAATGTTTTCTATCTATCAAAATAAGTCAAATGGGTAGATATAAACCATAGAAAAAGCATATAAGTACTATATCATCATTCTTATCCAGTGGCGGATCCAAAGAGGGGCTAGGGGGGCTATAGCCCCTCCTTAGGTATCCAATTTAAACTAGATAAAATGGgtaattagtttttttcggTTGCCGAATGTGTTTGTCAAATAACTTATTCATAGCATTGTACTGTTAAAAAAGGTTGTAACATGAAAGTTTCTTTGAATATGTTTTGTTACATTTTTACTGCcctttgaaatattcaacttaTTTCTTTGTTTTGAACTATTACCCTTTAAATTCAGGGTAAGAGTAAATCAGCTAAACCTTACACAATACTTCTGCTTTAGaccttttataataataaatagtagtCTAAGTAATGCATTATACGAACTTATTATAaggtagaataataataataataattattattataaggtaGAATAACTAAAATGTACATACCGGTACaggtttatttttataatttaatcatTTGCAAAAAAGTAATATCATTACCAGAAGTATTTCCGTACATGAAATAAAAAGGTAATAGCTTTCATCGTTCAAATTTTTATGGTCAAAGGTTCAGATATGATATGTTAATGCGAAAACATTCTATGGCTTCAAAATCCTTTTATTTTTAGTCAATATTCTTGAGCCAAACCATAGTTTTTTGCCTCTAAActcagttcaataataaataattattgaaaatggtcTAAAAATGTGTCATTTTAACTTaaattttgacaattccttGGACCCCTCGCCTTGCTGGGGTATTTACCCCCCGGTGATTTCCCTCCCCAAACGCCTAGCCCCCCCTTTGGCCTATCCTGGATCCGACACTGTTCTTATTCTATGATATTATCAAAGAGTAATGACAGAACAGTATACTAGGCTCTACTAGACGATTGCGGTATAcgagtatttataaaatatatgagGTACATGATAATAATTAGTATAATTAAGTACAGTATTACGGAGAACAATAATGGAATTGATAACTACGGTAGCAATTGGTATAAATTCACAATAAAGTCAGTTCTGACGTTATGTCAAAGAGCTAATCCATGggtggcatgccaaatgaccgattcccattattattttgtcgcaaaagatcgaaaattgaagaatcctaaatagtagaattgaaacttatactatcccaaatggtcgaatcccaaatgatggaaaagttttaatagtaatctcatttggccgaaaatctcaactgtcgcaaaacgTCCAacatttgattttcccatctgaccgattctcaaacagtcgaatcccatttgatagaaaaatgttgcagTTCGTtgcaaatggtcgaatcctattaggtagaagagttttgtagtttgtcgcaaatagtcgaaagtatactttcccatatggtccaatcccatctagccgatgagattcgatcatttgcgacaaactaaaACACTTTTCTACCAAATAGGAATCGACcatttgagaatcggtcagatgagaaaatcaaatcttcgaccttttgcgacagttgagattttcggccaaatgggattactattaaaacttttcgatcatttgggattcgaccatttgggattcgaccatttgggaaagtataagtttcaattctaccatttgggattcttcaattttcgattttttgcgacaaaataataatctcGACCAgatgggaatcggtcatttggcatgccaccAAACTTGTACTGTCCCAAATGGTCGagtcccaaatgatcgaaaagttttaatagtaatcccatttgACCGAAAATCtcactgtcgcaaaaggtcgaagatttgattttcccatctgaacGATTCTCAaatagtcgaatcccatttgatagaaaaatgttgaagtTTGTCGTaattgatcgaatctcatcggctagatgggattcgaccatatgggaaaggatactcttcgaccttttgggattcggtcagatgggacccCACGAATCCATgttatttataatcattatatctataatatagtCATGTTGATATACATAGTttgtattctattcaataatcagatattattaacaatagaatgaatgaaataatatgttCCAGTTTATAATTCCATATTtagttgaattttgaatatgaatcttatcataatataaataatttattagccATGTTTTTATAATGGCAAATATCAAACTTCTGAATCATAAATCATGAACATTATGTATATCAATATCATGAACATTAATCTTATTATTCGAAAATATTCTAACCCATTTTCTATAGTTGATGATTAATTAGCGTAGACTGTACCGGTGCCGTATTATACAAGATGAATGAGTACCGGTACCATTGAcaattaaatttctaataaaaatttttattcgatttgtttgacaatattattctttattatctctaatttataatgaaattaatcCTGGAAAGTTGTACCTAAAAATTccctttatttttatatattttttatggtaTGTCGCATAATAAGTCGTACCCATTTCTGTTCGTCcttcaattattttgtaacTGTCATTCTAAAAATTTACTCACAGTACTTAATAACATCAATGTTTGATGTTTCCCATTTTAGTTCAACAGTATCTTGAGTTGGTTCCTATAAGCTACCCCACACTATAATAAGTTGGTTCCTCACAGAATTCCAATTATGTAGTAGTCAATTCCCCCCCCCCTCAAACTCATACAATCAGAATATCTCAACTCTTGTTCAAACGATTCAGTTCCTTGTATTTTTGGTTTTCGTGATTCAGGtctatattgaataatttcgagattgaaaaatgttttatcaagtttgaaattaaaaatgttttgagATAGAAAATCTCAGCAGTGACCTAtttcatatgaaatatattgtaGGTCTTCTCTATATGCTTGTAAATATGTgtaatattgaatgtaatagAAAATTCGAgatgattattgattaatatagTTATTGAATATAGGCCTAGCctataattcaatatgaattcaGAATGAAAACTTTGAATTGTATAAGTTAGTATAATGATTAGATAAACAGAATGATAACTACAATACCTTCattgaagaaatttaataaacaaacaataaaatactCGCCAATAGCAGTAATAAAAGCTGCCAAGAGTAATCTACGCATAATTTTACATTTCCGAGAACATAATTTCCCTTTCCTCAGCAATATGATGATACTGAGATCAGCAGTTTCCGAAATAGATCTCATCTTGTTGAtcagtttcaagtgattcatTAATCAGTGACAAATATGGGAGAAAAtgttttctctcactctcagtAAGCTTTTGGAAGAATGATACTTTCTCTTCCATGTTTCTATGCCATGAATCAATGCTACTCGATTCATCTCTATGAATTTTCTCCTTCTCAACCTGTTCTGTAGCAGTTAGCTCGTGTATGAAATCAGGATACTTGTCAATGCTCTTAATGAATGATTTTTCTGGACCCAACAGTTTAATTATTTGTTCAGTTGTTTCTTTCCTCAACCAGTCGCAGCTCAAAGAAGATTGCTCATTGGAAACCTTTGCTGCAAGATAATCTTGACTGCCTGTGTACTTGGAGATGGGAATCTCAAGTTTTGTTTTTAGAGAGTGCAGCTCCGCCTCGCTCATATTCGGCAACAGTCTTGCTGTCAATGAGGAGTCTCCCCGGTCCTTGTCACTCTGGAAGGAGAAAACAATTTAGTGAGaccaaagaaaatataaaatttacacTCAGCCATTAATCTATGATGAATCTTGTAAGGATCTCATCTAATTCTGATCATTCAATAACCCATTTTCTTAGGGAATTCTCGATTCAATCGAATGTATTGGAGACTACTCAAACTCAACaatctattaattattcatcaatacacCTTACCTACTTTATAAAACTGAGATCTGAATAAGTTGATCAATCTGAATAGATTAACTTTGagtatctaggcctatcaagctACATTCAAGCACTCCAAGGTGCTCTTGAATAACCGACCTCAAATATAATAAGTAGAATAATGTAGAATAAACCCAAAGAGGTTTTTATACTAGTaaagtttacttgaattcaagttttgtaaaattaatgtattttgaaaacttcaagtCTCTTACCTCACTTCTGGATTTTGTGTCTGAATCAGAATTGCTGGATATATTCAAAAGTCTCTCAAAGTTCTTCTGAATAAGGTCATTTGGTACAGGCCAGAAATCATTTGCATGTGGGCTCTTCAGTGGCTCAGTATCAGCTTGCCATTTCTCCTCAAAATCTTCTGATTTTTCACCTGGGtcgattctcatgaaattcatctATGGAAAtgtgaataagaaaaatattcttTGTAAAACTTCAGAGCTCACCCTACGCAAATTGCTCTGAGCCAATTCTCTAGCAATCGATTTGTagaattgtttgaatttaagGTTGAGTGAAAATTTGAGAATTGTAGGCTAAGTAATCAGCAAGAATaactattcataaaaaatcttcaaattttcatctcgCATCATCATCGTCTCATtcactcacgcacaagcctagagcttatgtgggcatcatccgaaggaaaaattatttagccTAATCCAAAGATGAGATTTTACTGAAGACtatacaaaacaacaaactcaACGAGAGAttaatgagaagatatcataaTTACACATAATACACATAATATACATCAGACATTGaacatcaaaaataattttatacagACATTAAACTTTATCATATTGTTCAGTGTAATTCCCTTTTGTAGTTTCACTTAATCATTCCATCAATGGTTGAAATTTATTCGGAGTGTTGAAATTTGATCGCTTCCTCTCGGTTAATGACTATgatctattgaaaaataaatattcagtcAGAAAGTCGTGATCATCATGATAAAAACTTGCTTCTAACttttgattttgtatgctgTCAGCCTATCGATAGCGAATATCAGCAGGTAGGTATTAATCCATTGTAATATGAATTAGGTGAtatcagagacaagaataatatagttatcttacttatccttcatctatggtgaTATGTACAGCACAGATGGTGACTACAGTATCTCATCCTAttagtaataaattaaaattaataataatattgggtTACATCAAAGCCTACCTGAATTATCTTCATCCATGCCATATGACAGCACATTGTCACAAATGAAAATGCCTTTTTTGACAAATCTTGTGATTCTTCATGATTTTTAGCCGCCTTGCAAGATTCATTCATGATTTTATAATGCACATTATCTTCATCGTCACTCTGCAGTAAGTTCCTCctgcaatttgaataattcatgtaGTTGAAcatacaataaataacaatactcttctaaaaaattataaaaattttgcAATTAAAATGAGAATTTATTGTACTCTTGTCTAGAACCGTATAAACCTATCCGAAATTAACCATACGGTACCATACTTGATTATTAACATTGTAGTTAGGCTAACTGAAACATCTAGGGCTTTAAGCGCTGTATAAATTATAGATAAAGaagttatttttattgaaatgatagtactgtacaattttcaattttaagaatCAAAATTGATCTAGTGCAGTCAATGAACACTTGGTGCAATCATAAAAAGGCTTCTCTTAGAAGCCTTTCTATGAATCCTATGATTCTCTCTATAAATCCTTTAAAGCCTATAATAAGGCTCTTTAAGGATTAGTATGAAGAAATTTGTTTTCGTCTGTTAAGAAAGAGAGGACAAGTGACTTTGTACTTTGGCCAAGTGACTTGATtcgataaaatttcaaaaaaatattgggAGGAATTGAttggatgaataataaatactcTTGTATTCAATGCCTGAAACAACTCATGAAAAAATTCAAGAAAGTAATGCGAATTGAGCACTTATCTGGATAGACTGTGGAAATTTTCATTTACACAACGTTTCTATTTGGAAAATTAGAAAAGCTTATCATACCTTATTGAAGcaataaggaaaaatatcattaaaattttcgaaaaaaatgttcttcaatcaattttattcaaattcaaaaagaataGAAATTTGTTCTACTTTTTACTTTGCAAGTGGTACCTATGGTTAATTGGGTGAGTTCTCAGCAAATAGGTCTACTAAATTGGTAAAAACTGGATTAGGCCACTTGAAAACAAGAAACAAGtgaaatgattttcaaaaacttataTTTACATCctttgcaaaaaaatagaaaaattaagCTCTTTGAAAAAGTAAGGATTGTCAttaattaatcaagttatttaaaaaataactttattattgaaaaataacctAACTAGTGATTGGATTGCCATCAattatactttttcttctttagaaaagaagaatataatAGTTTGTCGTGTTAGGAGTTCAAGATGATTGAGTGCTCACTATGACATATACGGTATGCTGAATTTTCAAGACTCTTACCATTTTTGCTCTGAAATTGAAGGCAGATGAGGGTAAACCCGAATGAGGATACTGTCTCTCGAATGATCTGACATTGAGTCTTTTACATCACCAACATTCTTGCCCGACTTTTGGCGACTCTTGACCATTTCAGATCTTGAAAATTGCAGTCTCACttctgaaaacttgaaatagtattatattattttaaaattttaaaagaatattGAACAAAATTCCAAAATACAATGATGTACTCATTATTTTCCAACAAAATATTTAGTATTTTTtaacaaggaaagttgtatcaTATCAAACAAAAGCATTTtagaaattaatcaaataagtGATGCTTTTTGAATTAATACTCCATCCAGGGTTATTCTATACTTGCAGTAATAGTGGTCTATATGAACTGATTCCTTAAATGATACATTGGAGCCCATTGAAGGGTTCTACCACAGTATCCTCTAATATAGATAGCCTATTGTTAGAATCGTATAATAGATATCATGAGAGGAAGCCGTTGATTCCGTTGAGGTATTGTCATCAACTTTATCaactattttattaaataatctcAAAAAGTCAGAATTAAATAAGTGAGTACCCAATCaacaatttattgattgattcaatgcTGTTACTCTTTTTAGAAGTTCAAATACGCGTAAAATTTATGAATAGTATTGCTTTATGCTCGGAATAAGTAAAATGTCAagctaataaaattgatttgagCTGTAACTTAAAAGTaaaatcttttttgaaaattaaatatgaatataatcaAATAGAGCTAAGagtataattcattatttttatatattctgTGCATTGGTGttgtaatagaactacataatttttattatttgtcatgaatttcacaatgaatagataaattgttgacgacggtgaaaattcatgacaagtaaaattatggaaaaaatgagaggctctagtcagtcggttacgaggacgggacctggagctatctactgcagataatcgggccggctctacccttcttttccgagacaccattttcctggttcagtgagttcagtgagctaatattatcaattttattattatatattattcatcttttttattgaaggcaaatcctgtaattattctattgttttttaaaaagttttctcaatattatttttatttaagtttccagtttcattttgagttacaatttgattaaatcgattacttagttctccaaaatataactgttttgtttattattttaaaatatagttcctttctcatgagttatagagttagatcaatttaacctctcgcaagccaagcgattcccctattataaattgttaccataatgtctagggttgttctcacaaccttataataccatcacaataccatacataatataaccccaaAATACACCTATTTTAAATACCCCATTACATGGTGTTGGGCGTCGTTCTCATGAGAAAGAGTTTATTAATTGACAAGATTAGCCTTCAAATTATCTattgacattttcatttcaggtcattatcataattattatattctgtgtTTGATCTCGTATAATTATGTCCTCTATTCTCTCAACGTACAGGGTAAAtatgataattgttattattgttatattgagatGAGTAGCTCTAGTTCTAGTGACTCTGAACAATCACCTAGTGAATTCGAGGTTTCATTATTACGTTTACCTAttgatttaaaagtaaaatctcTGGATAAATCAGAATTATTAGAGCTAGGCAAACAGTTAGGTATTCACATCCCTCAATCTGTTAATATTGAATACTTGAGATTCGCTGTTGACTTGGCAaaaaaagtttgtatttatgtGGACCACGATTCAGGAGCTAGAGATGCTCTAAGTCGATTACTTAAGTTAGGGTCCCTGTCTCAACGCGATCGTATTATCTTCCCTATGTTAGCCGATTACGAGCGAATAGTAGGCAAGCTAGGCAGAAATCAAGAACACATCTACGACACAGTA comes from the Nilaparvata lugens isolate BPH chromosome 1, ASM1435652v1, whole genome shotgun sequence genome and includes:
- the LOC111056193 gene encoding uncharacterized protein LOC111056193 isoform X1, which produces MHFSEVRLQFSRSEMVKSRQKSGKNVGDVKDSMSDHSRDSILIRVYPHLPSISEQKWRNLLQSDDEDNVHYKIMNESCKAAKNHEESQDLSKKAFSFVTMCCHMAWMKIIQMNFMRIDPGEKSEDFEEKWQADTEPLKSPHANDFWPVPNDLIQKNFERLLNISSNSDSDTKSRSESDKDRGDSSLTARLLPNMSEAELHSLKTKLEIPISKYTGSQDYLAAKVSNEQSSLSCDWLRKETTEQIIKLLGPEKSFIKSIDKYPDFIHELTATEQVEKEKIHRDESSSIDSWHRNMEEKVSFFQKLTESERKHFLPYLSLINESLETDQQDEIYFGNC
- the LOC111056193 gene encoding uncharacterized protein LOC111056193 isoform X2, which encodes MVKSRQKSGKNVGDVKDSMSDHSRDSILIRVYPHLPSISEQKWRNLLQSDDEDNVHYKIMNESCKAAKNHEESQDLSKKAFSFVTMCCHMAWMKIIQMNFMRIDPGEKSEDFEEKWQADTEPLKSPHANDFWPVPNDLIQKNFERLLNISSNSDSDTKSRSESDKDRGDSSLTARLLPNMSEAELHSLKTKLEIPISKYTGSQDYLAAKVSNEQSSLSCDWLRKETTEQIIKLLGPEKSFIKSIDKYPDFIHELTATEQVEKEKIHRDESSSIDSWHRNMEEKVSFFQKLTESERKHFLPYLSLINESLETDQQDEIYFGNC